From a region of the Bacteroidales bacterium genome:
- a CDS encoding MgtC/SapB family protein, which yields MINQWLHEALYSMEINTTTATFRLVFSLIVGGIIGLERRWRQQPAGFRTHILICLAATLLMMLSIYIPQQYEDFKNGDPGRIAAQIITGVGFLGAGAIIKIGSNIRGLTTAASIWLISAIGMGIGAGLYLISGIVAFLMLFILIVLERFEKRIIPDYTTRILSVITESRTVSSDKILSILKHYPLSVVNVDIHHSFSKVTTEMNFTISFKNNLPIDNIIDAIGEIEQVKMVNLL from the coding sequence ATGATCAATCAATGGCTTCATGAAGCACTGTATTCAATGGAAATAAATACCACAACAGCTACATTCAGACTGGTATTTAGTTTAATAGTCGGCGGCATTATCGGATTGGAACGACGCTGGAGGCAACAACCGGCTGGTTTCCGGACCCATATTTTAATCTGTTTGGCTGCGACTTTACTAATGATGTTATCTATATACATTCCACAACAATATGAAGATTTTAAAAACGGGGATCCCGGCAGGATTGCCGCACAAATCATTACAGGTGTAGGCTTCTTAGGGGCCGGAGCCATTATCAAAATCGGGTCCAATATCCGCGGACTAACAACGGCGGCGTCCATCTGGCTGATCTCAGCCATCGGTATGGGAATCGGCGCCGGACTATACCTTATATCGGGCATTGTTGCGTTCCTTATGCTATTTATCTTAATCGTCCTTGAAAGGTTTGAAAAACGAATAATACCGGATTATACAACCAGGATATTATCCGTAATCACAGAGAGCCGGACTGTCAGTTCAGACAAGATCCTCAGTATCCTAAAACACTATCCCCTTTCGGTAGTCAATGTCGATATTCACCACAGTTTTAGTAAAGTGACGACCGAAATGAACTTTACAATATCTTTTAAAAATAATTTGCCCATAGACAATATTATTGACGCTATTGGAGAGATCGAACAGGTAAAGATGGTCAATCTACTCTGA
- a CDS encoding inorganic phosphate transporter codes for MDQVYIILVGVLLLFAVFDLMVGVSNDASNFLNSAIGSKVASYRTIMIVACLGIVLGATFSSGMMDIARNGIFNPSKFYFNEIMWIFVGVMISDVILLDIFNGLGLPTSTTVSIIFDLLGASLAMAIFKLTQAGEGYAALGEYINTAKALAIISGILISVVVAFVSGSLIQWVVRFIFTFNYRKTYKYFGSLFGGIAITSIIYFMIMKGAKGASFMKPEYLEWINTHNWQLLIGNFVLWTIILQLLMWAFKTNVLKIVILVGTFALAMAFAGNDLVNFIGVPLAGLESYKVYASSGVADNSLVMSSLNEAVKTPTIFLLIAGLIMAVTLAFSRRARKVIDTTINLSRQDTAGEEQFDSTLLARTLVRGTLNASGFFERIVPKRWQKKIDRRFQKRRSDEDVAFDQVRASVNLVVASILIASATSLKLPLSTTYVTFMVAMGSSLADRAWDRETAVYRITGVITVIGGWFITAISALTLSCIITSLLIWGKWVTFSIFVAIVLYFMFRSLFLSERKAKEQEKENKKKKDVGLLNAKSVTSSRVFESSNEQIVSMTIAASKLYYLILSNFLDNKRKALKGMSDEVHDLNKHTKDLRNNVYKVIAKLQGDALESSQFYVQVADSSREIANSILFIYKPAFEYLDNNHSPFIPVQMKELTELNDEMAIFFNMILHVLKNRRYDDLEDIRKKKVVILNLIDNLQKKQLKRIKKQEVSTRNSVLYLNILTETKNIVLFAVSLVKSNRNFYRSSGK; via the coding sequence ATGGACCAAGTATACATTATTCTTGTTGGGGTTTTATTGCTGTTTGCTGTGTTTGACCTGATGGTCGGGGTGAGTAATGATGCTTCTAATTTTCTTAATTCCGCCATAGGTTCTAAGGTCGCATCGTACCGTACAATTATGATTGTCGCTTGCCTTGGAATTGTACTAGGAGCGACATTTTCAAGCGGAATGATGGATATTGCGCGAAATGGTATTTTCAACCCGAGTAAATTTTATTTTAATGAGATCATGTGGATCTTTGTCGGGGTAATGATATCCGATGTCATTTTACTTGATATATTTAATGGTCTGGGATTACCAACTTCTACCACAGTATCCATTATTTTTGATCTGCTAGGCGCATCCCTGGCGATGGCTATATTCAAGTTGACCCAGGCTGGCGAAGGCTATGCTGCATTAGGGGAGTATATAAATACAGCCAAAGCATTGGCCATTATTAGCGGGATATTGATATCTGTTGTTGTGGCGTTTGTTTCCGGTTCCCTGATACAATGGGTGGTTCGTTTTATCTTTACTTTTAATTACCGCAAAACATATAAGTACTTCGGGTCATTATTCGGAGGAATAGCTATTACTTCTATTATTTATTTCATGATCATGAAAGGAGCAAAAGGTGCTTCATTTATGAAACCGGAATACCTGGAGTGGATCAATACCCATAACTGGCAGTTGCTGATAGGTAATTTTGTTTTGTGGACCATTATCTTACAACTGCTCATGTGGGCTTTCAAGACCAATGTTTTAAAAATAGTGATACTTGTCGGCACATTTGCATTGGCTATGGCTTTTGCCGGGAATGACCTGGTAAATTTTATAGGGGTGCCTTTGGCTGGTTTGGAATCATATAAAGTATATGCATCTTCTGGGGTTGCAGATAATAGTTTGGTGATGAGTTCACTGAATGAGGCTGTGAAAACACCGACTATTTTCTTATTGATTGCCGGTTTGATCATGGCGGTTACTCTGGCATTTTCGAGACGGGCCCGTAAGGTGATCGATACAACAATCAACCTGAGTCGTCAGGATACGGCAGGGGAGGAGCAGTTTGATTCAACTTTGCTGGCACGAACATTGGTTCGTGGAACATTGAATGCTTCCGGTTTTTTTGAAAGAATTGTTCCTAAGAGATGGCAAAAAAAGATAGACCGGCGTTTTCAGAAGAGGAGGTCGGATGAAGATGTTGCTTTTGATCAGGTAAGGGCATCTGTAAATCTGGTAGTTGCCAGTATCCTTATTGCTTCTGCTACATCATTGAAACTGCCCTTATCTACAACTTATGTGACTTTTATGGTGGCAATGGGGAGTTCATTGGCAGACCGGGCCTGGGACAGGGAAACCGCAGTATACCGGATCACAGGAGTAATTACAGTAATAGGCGGATGGTTTATTACGGCTATTTCGGCGCTGACACTATCCTGTATCATAACCTCGTTATTGATTTGGGGAAAATGGGTCACATTTTCAATCTTCGTGGCCATTGTACTTTATTTTATGTTCCGTTCCCTCTTTTTATCGGAAAGGAAAGCAAAAGAACAGGAAAAAGAGAACAAGAAAAAGAAGGATGTTGGGTTATTGAATGCTAAGAGTGTTACCTCTTCGCGTGTTTTTGAAAGCAGTAACGAACAGATTGTTTCTATGACTATTGCTGCATCAAAACTATATTATCTGATACTTAGTAACTTTTTGGATAATAAAAGGAAGGCATTAAAGGGAATGAGTGATGAAGTACATGATTTAAATAAACATACAAAAGACCTTAGGAATAATGTTTATAAAGTCATTGCTAAATTGCAGGGGGATGCATTGGAATCGAGCCAGTTCTATGTACAGGTAGCAGATTCATCCCGGGAAATAGCCAATAGTATTTTGTTTATTTATAAACCTGCTTTTGAATATTTGGATAATAACCATTCTCCATTTATTCCTGTACAGATGAAAGAATTGACAGAATTAAATGATGAAATGGCCATATTTTTCAATATGATTTTGCATGTGCTGAAAAACCGCCGGTACGATGATCTGGAAGATATCCGCAAAAAGAAAGTAGTTATATTGAATTTGATTGATAATTTGCAGAAAAAGCAATTGAAAAGGATCAAAAAGCAAGAAGTCTCAACACGTAATAGTGTGCTTTACCTGAACATCCTGACGGAAACTAAAAATATTGTATTGTTTGCAGTAAGCCTGGTGAAATCGAACCGTAACTTTTACCGGTCGTCCGGAAAATAA
- a CDS encoding HD domain-containing protein produces MHHNKKRKIVNDPVYGFINIPYPILYDLMEHPYFQRLRRIKQLGLTSLVYPGANHTRFQHALGSMHLMEEAIKTLRSKGLDITESESEAALIAILLHDIGHGPYSHALEHTVVENVSHETISLLFMQELNNQFNGKLDLAIDIFQKKYPKKYLCQLVSSQLDMDRLDYLRRDSFFTGVTEGIIGSDRIIKMLHVYQDELVIEAKGIYSIEKFLLARRLMYWQVYLHKTVISADQLLLSILRRAKQLIHSGIEIFTTPDLHYFLYDSTSLETKQKPSEMLHHYANLDDNDIAIAIKMWSSHEDPVLSKLSDKLLNRTLFRIEIQNEPFSADHIAHMRKQVARHYQFSESDADFFVCSGILSNHAYNSNNTGESILAMQQGRPVDITEASDLDNLFGMSKIVEKYFLCYPKDLK; encoded by the coding sequence ATGCACCACAATAAAAAGCGTAAAATCGTCAACGACCCGGTATATGGTTTTATCAACATACCATATCCGATACTATATGACTTGATGGAGCATCCTTATTTTCAAAGATTAAGACGCATCAAGCAACTCGGACTAACCAGCCTCGTGTATCCGGGCGCCAACCATACACGTTTTCAACATGCACTGGGGTCGATGCACCTGATGGAAGAAGCGATAAAAACGCTCCGTTCGAAAGGATTGGATATTACCGAAAGCGAATCGGAAGCAGCCCTGATCGCTATTTTACTGCACGACATTGGTCATGGTCCTTATTCCCATGCTTTGGAACATACGGTAGTGGAGAATGTGTCTCATGAAACGATATCCTTACTTTTCATGCAGGAACTGAATAACCAATTCAACGGAAAACTCGATCTGGCTATTGATATATTCCAAAAAAAATATCCAAAAAAATATCTGTGCCAGCTAGTTTCCAGCCAGTTGGATATGGACCGGCTGGACTATCTCAGGCGCGACAGTTTTTTTACAGGGGTCACTGAGGGAATTATCGGATCTGACCGGATCATCAAAATGCTTCATGTTTACCAGGATGAATTGGTCATCGAAGCAAAAGGTATCTATTCCATTGAAAAATTCCTACTGGCCCGGCGATTAATGTACTGGCAGGTATACCTTCATAAAACCGTAATCTCAGCAGATCAGCTATTATTAAGTATTTTAAGAAGGGCAAAACAACTCATACACTCCGGGATAGAAATTTTCACTACTCCCGACCTACATTATTTCCTTTATGATTCTACTTCCTTAGAAACAAAACAAAAACCGTCGGAAATGCTCCATCATTATGCCAACCTGGATGATAATGATATAGCGATCGCTATTAAAATGTGGTCTTCTCACGAAGACCCGGTACTATCAAAATTATCAGACAAGTTATTGAACCGGACTTTGTTTCGTATTGAAATACAAAATGAACCCTTTTCAGCCGATCATATTGCTCATATGCGGAAACAAGTGGCCAGACATTATCAGTTCAGTGAAAGCGATGCTGATTTCTTTGTCTGTTCTGGTATATTATCCAATCATGCATACAATAGCAATAATACCGGAGAAAGTATCCTCGCTATGCAACAAGGTAGACCGGTTGATATTACGGAAGCTTCCGATTTAGATAATCTATTCGGGATGTCAAAAATAGTGGAGAAATATTTTTTATGCTACCCAAAAGATTTGAAATAA